In Amycolatopsis sp. FBCC-B4732, the genomic stretch CGCCGCCGAGCCCTCCCCTTCGCGCGCACTACCCGACTCAGGTCGGGTGTCCCCGCTGATCACCCGGCCTACAGTGGGAGCGTGGAGCTCGAACTGCGCCACCTGCGTGCCCTCGTGGCCGTCGCCGACGCGCGCAGCCTGACCCGCGCGGCCCGCGTGCTGCACGTTTCGCAGCCGGCGCTGTCCGGGCTCCTGCGGCGGGTCGAACGGTCGGTCGGCGGCGCGCTGTTCCTCCGGTCCCCCACCGGGTGCGAGCCCACCCGGCTCGGCACCGACGTCGTCACCGAAGCCCGGGCGGTGCTGGCCGGCGTGTCCGCGCTGACCGACCGGATCGGCGAGCAGCGGGCGCCCACCGGGCCGCTGCGCGTCGGCGGCTACTGCGGGTTCCTGCACCTGGCCGTGTCCCGCTGGCTGGGCGAGCAGCCGTGGACGCGCGGGGTGAGCGTGCACGAGGACCCGGACGAGTCGATCACCCTCGCCCGGCTCACCGCGGGCGGGCTGGACCTCGCGCTGGTCTACCTGCCGCCGCTGCCCGGCCCGGTCGTCCCCGACGGCGTCGAGACCCTCGTGGTGCACCCGCGGGAGCCGGTGTTCGTGATCCTGTCGCCCGACCACCCGCTGGCGGCGGCACCCGCGGTCCCGTTCGCCGGCCTCGGCGAGCACCCGTGGGCCGACGACCCGCCGGGCACGACGCGCTGGTCGGCGTACCTGCAGCGGGTGTGCCGGCGCCACGGCGTCGTGCTCGACCAGCCCCACCGGCCGCGGTGCCTGGCCACGCTGCTGGACCTCGTCCGCGCCGGCATGGCCGTGGCCCCGGCGCTGGCGACGCGCGAAGACCGGCCGTCGACGGTCGCGGTGCGCGCCATCGAGGGCGAACCGCTGTGGCAGGAACTGCGGCTCTGCTACCGGCCGGGCACCCCGGTGGCGGCGCACGCCGAAGAGATCCACGCCGCCGTCGCGGCGAGCTACGCCGGGCGCGAGGGCTGCAGCGCCGCGTTCGACACCTGGTGGCGCGAACGCGGCCGCGAGCTGCTCAGACCGTGACCCGCCAGGTGCTGTTCGGCGCCGGGACCTCGAACCGCAGCGTCGAGCAGTCGTAGTCGGCCGGCCGCGGGTTCGCGGTCGGGCGCAGCGGCGAGTTCGCCGGCGACGCCGGCACCCAGCGGCCGCCGACGCGCAGCTGCAGCGAGCTCGACTCGAACACCGAGCCGCGGGCGTCCGAGCAGTAGTAGGCGTTGCCGGTCGCGGGGTTGCGCGTCGAGTACAGCTCGAAGATGTCCCAGCCCTCGTCCAGCGAGCTCTGGTCGCTGCCGCTCTGGGTGAACAGCGTGTCCCACGCGCCGGTCTTCACGTTGTAGAGCGAGGCCGTCCAGCTGTTGGCCGTGGCGTTGGTCCGGACCTCCTGCACGGTGTAGGCGGGGTGCCCGTCGACCGACGTGGTGTAGGCGGCGAGGAAAGCGCTGTCGATCGGGACGACCTTCGCCGGCGACACCGAACGGCACCAGTCCCACGCCCAGACCTGCGCCGCTTCGCCGAGCCCGTAAGCGGTGACGACTTCGACGCACGAGTGGCCGGTCGGCTTCATCGTGGGTGCGTAGACGACGTCGTTGCGGTTGGAGATGCGCAGGCCGGGTGTGACGCTCTGGGTGACCACCAGCCCGTCCGCACTGGTGGCGAGCTGCGGTTCGGGCCCCCAGAACGTGTGCCGCTGCGCGACGGCTTTCCCTTGGCGCAGCTGGCGGAACCGATCGGCCATCGGCCCGGCGGCCGCCTTCGCGGCGGCACCGGTCAAGCCGGGGACGACCCCCGCCGCAACCGCCGCACCGGCCGGCGCGATCGTGGCCGTCGTGGCGGCCAAGGCGCAGCAAAGGATGGCAAGCAGCTTCCGCATCGACGCATCTCCTCGTTCCCCGGCGGACGCGAGACCGCCCGCGGAAGAGGGATGCTAGGCCGGGTTTTCCGTTGTGCGGCAGCGACTTTCGAGGGGTTGACGCGCCGCACCGCAGGTCGTCGCGGGCATGCGATTCACCGCGGCGCGGTGCTATGCGGCCGTTCGGCGGATCAGTGCCGGCACGCGGCCGCGCCGTGGCAGGAGACCAGCGCCCGCAGGGTGTCTGCTTCGCCTTGTCCGGCGCCAGCTGAGCGGCGGTGTTGTGCAGTTTCCGGGGATCGGTCCCGCGGTCGTAGTACTCCTGGGTGCCGTCGGCGTATTCGACGTAGGTGAAGGCGGGGCCGCGGATCGCTTCGCAGGTGCTCGGGTTGCCGTTGTTCTTCTGCGGCTTGTCCGGGTCGGTCCGGTCGAAGTCGGGACCGTGGTGCTCGACCAGCCCGACGGTGCGCCACGCCGGCGGCGCGGTGCCGGTCAGCAGCGGCAGGAGGCTTTCGGCGTCCACCTGGGTCCGGTGACCACCAGCGGCACGTGCACGTCGGTGTCGAACGCCGTCTGCTTGCCGGGGGTGAGGCGGTGTTCGCCCATGTGGTAGCCGTTGTCCCAGGTGAACACGAGTTCGGTGTTGCCGCGGACGCCCGCTTTGTCCAGCGCTTCCGGCACGGTGCCGATCATCCCGGTGCGGTACCCGGCCTGCTGCATGGACGTCGCGTAAGTCGACTTGTCGTCGCCGCGGCTGTGGAACACCGCGTAGCCACCGTCCTTGCCGCCGTTGGTGACACCCCGGTGTCGTGCGGCAGCATCCCGGTGAACAGCGACAACCGCGACGGGCAGCACAGCGAGTCGGTGACCGTTTCCCGCCCGCGACGGGTGGACTCTCAGCCGTGCAGGCGCGGTCGCGGCCACCACCTTGACCAGGAACGGGATCGGCAACCGCCGGGTGCGTCGTGACATACCCGCACGCCAAGGCCGCTAAATCCGGCCCCGAGGCACGCGCTGCGTGGTCGTTCCGGTAGCAGTGCGTGCTCGGACGACGTCGAAGAGGCCCGGGGTCAGGGCTTCGGGACGTCGCCGATGTAGGGACCGCCACCCATGCCGCCGACGGGCGACGCACCGGTCGGGGGCCCTTCCACCGCGGCCGCCACCGGAGCGAGCAGGACGAACAGCGCCGCGACGAGCAAGGCGGCCGCACCAGAACGTTTCATCGGTCGAATCCCTTCCGTGTGCCGCTCACGGTGCCGGACCCGACTTCCAAACGGCTTCCATCCGAGGAGGACCACCGGAACCGAGCCGCCGCCCGGCCTGACGGCTCAGGGCTGGCAGGTGCACACCGCGCTGACGCTGTTGTGCTGCTCCACGACGACCTTGCCGTCGACGATGATCTTGCAGGTGTTGTCCCTGGCGCCCAGCTTGAAGTCGACCGCGGTGATCGCCGGCCCCTTGCTGCTCGCCTGGCTCTTGTTCGCGCGCAGCGTCCCGACGATGCCGAAGATCAGCCCGAGGATCACCATCGGCCACGCGACGCCCCCGATGATCGGGATGAACGCGAAGATCAGGCCGCCGAGGCCGAGGACGAACCCGGCGGTCCCGCGGCGGTCGGAAAACG encodes the following:
- a CDS encoding carbohydrate-binding protein — its product is MRKLLAILCCALAATTATIAPAGAAVAAGVVPGLTGAAAKAAAGPMADRFRQLRQGKAVAQRHTFWGPEPQLATSADGLVVTQSVTPGLRISNRNDVVYAPTMKPTGHSCVEVVTAYGLGEAAQVWAWDWCRSVSPAKVVPIDSAFLAAYTTSVDGHPAYTVQEVRTNATANSWTASLYNVKTGAWDTLFTQSGSDQSSLDEGWDIFELYSTRNPATGNAYYCSDARGSVFESSSLQLRVGGRWVPASPANSPLRPTANPRPADYDCSTLRFEVPAPNSTWRVTV
- a CDS encoding sulfatase-like hydrolase/transferase, with product MFHSRGDDKSTYATSMQQAGYRTGMIGTVPEALDKAGVRGNTELVFTWDNGYHMGEHRLTPGKQTAFDTDVHVPLVVTGPRWTPKASCRC
- a CDS encoding LysR family transcriptional regulator; amino-acid sequence: MELELRHLRALVAVADARSLTRAARVLHVSQPALSGLLRRVERSVGGALFLRSPTGCEPTRLGTDVVTEARAVLAGVSALTDRIGEQRAPTGPLRVGGYCGFLHLAVSRWLGEQPWTRGVSVHEDPDESITLARLTAGGLDLALVYLPPLPGPVVPDGVETLVVHPREPVFVILSPDHPLAAAPAVPFAGLGEHPWADDPPGTTRWSAYLQRVCRRHGVVLDQPHRPRCLATLLDLVRAGMAVAPALATREDRPSTVAVRAIEGEPLWQELRLCYRPGTPVAAHAEEIHAAVAASYAGREGCSAAFDTWWRERGRELLRP